From the genome of Ictalurus furcatus strain D&B chromosome 4, Billie_1.0, whole genome shotgun sequence, one region includes:
- the fzd9b gene encoding frizzled-9b encodes MEASALKLVITLWCQLVIAAYSLEISAYDFERGRPAKCEPIIIPMCQGIGYNMTRMPNFMDHDNQKEAEIKLNEFAPLVEYGCDVHLRFFLCSLFAPMCADEVSTSIPACRPMCEQARQKCSPIMEKFNYPWPDSLNCSKLPTRNDPNALCMEAPENDTKPEPKKGEGMLPVPPRPKQPGPGSGRPGGSMGVCENPEKFQYVEKSESCAPRCSSAVDVFWSRQDKDFAFIWMAVWSTLCFVSTAFTVLTFLLDPHRFQYPERPIIFLSMCYNVYSVAFIIRSVAGAENIACDRENGELYIIQEGLESTGCTIVFLILYYFGMASSIWWVILTLTWFLAAGKKWGHEAIESHSSYFHMAAWGIPALKTIVILTMRKVAGDELTGLCYVGSMDVGALTGFVLVPLSCYLVVGTSFILTGFVALFHIRKVMKTEGTNTEKLEKLMVKIGIYSILYTVPATCVIICYFYERLNMDYWKFRSLESKCIIFPGRRNEDCSLETSVPTVAVFMLKIFMSLVVGITSGVWVWSSKTLQTWQGLCSQKLADRTSRKHCNGGSCSSSHCHYKAPAVVLHMSKTDPYSDCPTHV; translated from the coding sequence ATGGAGGCTTCAGCACTGAAGCTGGTCATTACTCTATGGTGCCAGCTTGTGATTGCAGCCTACAGTCTGGAGATAAGTGCTTATGACTTTGAGAGAGGGAGACCGGCTAAATGTGAGCCGATCATCATCCCGATGTGCCAGGGCATCGGATATAACATGACCCGGATGCCCAACTTCATGGACCATGACAATCAAAAGGAGGCAGAGATTAAGCTGAACGAATTCGCCCCACTGGTGGAGTACGGCTGTGATGTTCACTTGCGTTTCTTTCTCTGCTCTCTGTTTGCACCCATGTGCGCCGATGAGGTGTCCACGTCCATCCCTGCTTGTAGACCCATGTGTGAACAGGCACGTCAGAAGTGCTCTCCTATTATGGAGAAGTTTAACTACCCTTGGCCTGATTCTTTGAACTGCTCTAAACTGCCTACCAGGAACGACCCAAATGCACTGTGCATGGAAGCGCCAGAGAACGACACCAAACCAGAGCCTAAGAAAGGAGAGGGAATGCTTCCGGTGCCTCCGCGACCCAAACAGCCTGGGCCGGGAAGTGGGCGTCCAGGGGGTTCCATGGGGGTCTGTGAGAACCCAGAGAAATTTCAGTATGTGGAGAAGAGTGAGTCGTGCGCTCCACGTTGCTCTTCAGCCGTCGATGTGTTCTGGTCCAGACAGGACAAGGACTTTGCTTTCATCTGGATGGCTGTGTGGTCCACTTTGTGTTTCGTTTCCACAGCTTTCACAGTCCTCACCTTCCTCTTGGACCCTCATCGCTTCCAGTACCCTGAGAGGCCCATCATATTCCTCTCTATGTGCTATAATGTTTATTCTGTAGCCTTCATCATCCGCTCAGTAGCTGGGGCAGAGAACATTGCCTGTGACCGTGAGAATGGCGAGCTTTATATTATCCAAGAGGGGCTCGAGAGCACAGGCTGCACCATAGTCTTCCTCATCCTGTACTATTTCGGTATGGCCAGTTCGATCTGGTGGGTCATTCTCACGCTCACTTGGTTCCTGGCTGCAGGAAAAAAATGGGGCCATGAAGCCATTGAGTCTCACAGCAGCTACTTTCATATGGCCGCCTGGGGCATACCTGCACTAAAGACTATAGTCATCCTCACAATGCGGAAGGTGGCAGGTGATGAGCTGACGGGGCTGTGCTATGTGGGCAGCATGGATGTGGGGGCACTAACAGGCTTTGTCCTGGTGCCACTGTCCTGCTACCTCGTCGTCGGAACATCGTTCATCCTCACCGGCTTCGTTGCACTTTTCCACATTCGCAAGGTGATGAAAACCGAAGGTACCAACACGGAGAAGCTGGAAAAGCTAATGGTTAAGATTGGCATCTACTCCATCCTCTACACTGTTCCTGCAACCTGCGTCATCATTTGCTACTTCTACGAGCGCCTCAATATGGACTACTGGAAGTTCAGAAGTCTGGAGAGCAAGTGTATCATCTTTCCAGGCCGAAGGAACGAGGACTGCAGTCTGGAAACTTCCGTGCCCACGGTAGCCGTGTTCATGCTGAAGATCTTCATGTCACTGGTGGTAGGCATCACCagtggtgtgtgggtgtggagCTCCAAGACTTTGCAGACCTGGCAGGGGCTATGTAGCCAGAAACTGGCAGACAGGACTAGCAGGAAGCACTGCAATGGAGGGAGCTGCAGTAGCAGCCACTGCCATTACAAAGCCCCAGCTGTGGTACTGCACATGTCCAAGACTGACCCCTACTCAGACTGCCCCACGCATGTATGA